The sequence ATTCCTATAGACGGGATGTGTTATAACAGGAGGAGAATGTCATACAAAGTAATTCTTATAGATGGGATGTGTTATAACAGGAGGAGAATGTAATACAAAGTTATTCCTATAGACGGGATGTGTTATAACAAGAGGAGAATGTAATACAAAGTTATTCCTATAGACGGGATGTGTTATAACAGGAGGAGAATGTCATACAAAGTTATTCTTATAGATGGGATGTGTTATAACAAGAGGAGAATGTAATACAAAGTTATTCTTATAGATGGGATGTGTTATAACAAGAGGAGAATGTAATACAAAGTTATTCCTATAGATGGGATGTGTTATAACAAGAGAGGAATGTAATACAAAGTAATTCTTATAGATGGGATGTGTTATAACAAGAGGAGAATGTAATACAAAGTTATTCTTATAGATGGGATGTGTTATAACAAGAGGAGAATGTAATACAAAGTTATTCTTATAGAAGGGATGTGTTATAACTAGAGTatagtgtcttaaaggggtactctgctgctcagcgtttggaacaaagtgttccgaacgctggagccgggagctcgtgacgtcatagccccttcccctcgtaacgtcacgccccgccccctcaatgcaagtctatggagggggcgtgacagtcgcctcatcccctcccatagacttgcattgagggggcgggtgtgatgtcacaagggggaggggctatgacgttACGAGCTCCAACGTttggagcagcggagtacccctttaaagattcagTCCTACTgcagtggaatataacttatgccctattagaaggataggggatacgttatagattgcgggggtccgactgatgggaccccccacgatctcctgtacagtgcagcagcagtccgcaggaagggggcgctccgtccccgcatgacgcggcagccgacacccccccctccatatatcacataggagatacatagaggggcgaGACTGACGTGGCTTCCTGCTGGGGACTGCTGCAGCCCCCTACAGGAGATCTTGagaggccccagcagtcggacccccttcagataggggataaattttatTCCactatagttctcctttaatatctaAAGGAGGACATCATGCAGTTAATCTTATAGATAGGATGTGTAATATCTAGAGGTGGCTGTCCAAAGTTACGGTATTTATGTGTAAAATAGAGCAGAATGTGTAATAACTAGAGAAAGGCATCATACAGATGTGTGTACATAAATGTATGTATTACGTAATTTCTATAGATATGATGCATAATATCTAAAGGTGGACATTGTATAAAGTTATTCCTGTAGATAGGATGTGTAAACTAGAGCAGAATGCATAATAACTAGAGAAAGGATTCATGCAGAAGTATTTCTACAGATGTATTCCGTAGTATTTAAAGAATTAACGTCAAGCAGAGTATAGATGGCATGTGTATTAACTAGAGTAGGGTATCATACATAAAGAGAATGTGTACTAAACTTCATATAGCGTTATTCCTTTAAACGAGATGTGTAATAACAGTGTATAGAGTACagcgatccctcaacatacgatggtaatctgttccaaacggaccatcgtttgttgaaaccatcgtatgttgagggatccgtgcaatgtaaagtataggacagtggtctacaacctgcgcacctccagatgttgcaaaactacaacacccagcatgcccggacagccattggctgccctggcatgcttggtgttgtagttttgcaacatctggaggtccgcaggttgtagaccactgttagacgaagttgtactcacctgtccctgccgctctggaccgtcaccgctcgtcaccgctgcccgggatgtcgccgtccattgctgtcgctgcgtccccgacgctccggcaaggcctctgcttccccggcatccgcgctctccgtcgccgccatcacgtcgctatgcacgccgctcctattggatgacgggacggcgtgcgctgcgacgtgatgacgacaatggagagcgccgacgatgcagaggatcccaaagaggacaggtgagtgaccatcaccggagttcacggggcactgtaaacggctatctggcggtagctgaagcagtctgcgctgccggatagacgtttatgcgatggccccgacatacaaaagcatcgtatggtgatgctgccttcaacatgcgatggtctctgagagtgatcgtatgctgaaatgatcgtatgttggggccatcgtaggtcgaggggtcactgtatgcagCATACCGAATAATGTATTATATGAGAACATTGCCTTATACACAATACCCAGTGTAACATATAAAGCATTATCTAATTCAGGGGTCAGGTATTACAGTATGATGGACATTTTTTCCTTCTAGGTGGGAAAGTTCACCTTTATGTTGGAGTCGGTGCTGAAGTTGAAGGATTTGCTGCAAGAAGAAATTGAGGACCTGGATCATGCtgccactgaagcctgtgagaatcCGAAACTCCCGGAGGAATTCCATGTGGTGTGTGCTGAGATTGACGCTCCAAACATCTTTGTACAACTCAGTACGTATAGTATATGGTCATCAGTGTTTTCTGCATAACATTACATGGGAATTTGGGGATTTGACGTATTATTCAGAAGTTtatagatccccccccccacactaagcaaatccccatagtatatCTGataacccctcacatataatatacagtaatatagagAAATacatcataataataattataatatcaCATGTATCACTGGATAATATGTAAAAAACCCTCATATATATTATGCAGTAATATAGAGAAAACTTACCTCATAATAATCTAACATGTGCCACTGAAGTATCACATCTATcacatataccgtaatatacagtaaaatatggAAAATTTATAGTATAGTATAACTGGGTAATATTTAATAACCACTCACATATAATATGCAATAAAATATAGAGAATTATCTAATAAAATATCACACGTATCGCaaggtaatatctgataacccctcacatataatatacaataatgtATGGATAATTACCTGAAAAAATATCACACGCATTACtgagtaatatctgataacccctcacatataatatacagcaatATAAAGAGAATTACCAAATTAAATGTCACCAGGTAATGTGTGATAACCTTTCAcataaaatataaagtaaaatgtAAAGAATTACCTCATAATTATATCACATGTATCACTGGGTAATAACTCACatataataaacaataaaataaagagaATTACATCACAAAATATCACATGTATCACTGGGTAATATTTTATAAcctctcacatataatatacagtaaaatataaataattacctcataataattataatatcaAATGCATCACTGAGAAATATCTGATAACCCctcatatacaatatacagtattaATAATATGATAATATGACATGTATCATGTGATGCGATAATATGACATGGGTAATATTTGATCATCCCTcacatatattatacagtaatataaagataATATACCTCATAATAATATTATTACATGTACCACTAAGTAATATCTCATAACCTCtcacataaaatatacagtaaaatacATTGGTAGTATACAGTAATATAGAGTTAATTGACCTTATAATAATATCATATGCATCACTGGGTAATATCTGAtaaaccctcacatataatatacagtaatatagagAAAATTACCTCATAATAATATAACATGTATCTCTGGGTAATATCTGATAACTACTcaaatataatatacagtaaaatATAAAGAATTACCTCATAATATCAATTGCATCACtgagtaatatctgataacctctcatatataatatacagtaaaatAGAGATATTTTACCTCATAATAATATCACATGTATCACTGGGTAATATTTGATAACCACTGACATATAATATACGGTAATATATAGATAATCTACCTAATATTTGTATCCCCTGTCTCACtgggtaatatctgataacccctcatgtgtaatatacagtaatatagagAGTTTCACCTCATAAAATATCATATGTATCACcgggtaatatctgataacccctcatgtgtaatatacagtactatatagaTAATTTACCTTATATTTATATCCCGTCTCACtgggtaatatctgataacccctcatgtataatatacagtactatatagaTAATTTACCTCATATTTATATCCCGTCTCACcgggtaatatctgataacccctcatgtgtaatatacagtaatatatagaTAATTTACCTCATATTTATATCCCGTCTCACtgggtaatatctgataacccctcATGTGTAATATA is a genomic window of Hyla sarda isolate aHylSar1 chromosome 10, aHylSar1.hap1, whole genome shotgun sequence containing:
- the LOC130294174 gene encoding guanylate cyclase activator 2B-like isoform X2, with the translated sequence MLPPPCAGTYTQTGYRDVPPKELTKQLLLNKQVGKFTFMLESVLKLKDLLQEEIEDLDHAATEACENPKLPEEFHVVCAEIDAPNIFVQLINTAMDECEICANPACPGCL